One Lytechinus variegatus isolate NC3 chromosome 11, Lvar_3.0, whole genome shotgun sequence DNA segment encodes these proteins:
- the LOC121423647 gene encoding transcription factor AP-1-like gives MSAENGRKKMETQFYEDAHNPWLSKKKCMTLDLDTGKRKLTAAVLSTPDVQMLKLASPELEKMIISQQGNICTTPTPTQFICPKNVTEEQAAFAQGFVEALQSLHQRNDSGDSESVVSDDESSVDQLDLSDPTTTYQQQVLNPHTTISSMTTAATSIYNPAMPTTTTLPGSTVSLSSRNSMPTDSTAITRGWQTNVEHIKQEPVCEEPQTVPVYHATANPPMSPIDMETQERIKAERKRLRNRIAASKCRKRKLERIARLEDKVKDLKTQNSDLTTTATKLREQVCALKQSVMEHVKSGCQVMLAQQLAF, from the coding sequence ATGTCAGCCGAAAACGGTCGCAAAAAGATGGAGACTCAGTTCTACGAAGATGCACATAACCCGTGGCTGAGCAAGAAGAAATGCATGACTCTGGATCTGGACACGGGCAAGCGCAAACTTACGGCTGCTGTGCTGTCGACTCCAGACGTTCAGATGCTCAAACTCGCTTCTCCTGAACTcgaaaaaatgattatttctcAGCAAGGCAATATTTGTACTACACCAACGCCTACTCAATTTATCTGCCCGAAAAACGTTACCGAAGAGCAAGCCGCCTTCGCCCAGGGTTTCGTCGAGGCGCTCCAGAGCCTCCACCAGCGGAATGATTCGGGGGACTCCGAGTCCGTGGTGAGCGATGATGAATCGTCGGTTGACCAGCTGGACCTAAGTGATCCAACAACGACCTACCAGCAGCAGGTCCTCAACCCCCATACCACCATCTCTAGCATGACCACAGCTGCGACATCGATTTACAACCCTGCAATGCCTACTACAACTACACTGCCTGGATCAACCGTTAGCCTTTCATCTCGTAATTCTATGCCCACTGACTCTACAGCCATCACACGTGGATGGCAGACGAATGTTGAACATATCAAACAAGAACCTGTGTGCGAAGAGCCCCAGACCGTCCCGGTGTACCACGCCACCGCTAACCCACCCATGTCCCCCATCGATATGGAAACACAAGAACGCATCAAGGCTGAGAGGAAAAGGCTCAGGAATCGAATCGCCGCCAGTAAATGTCGTAAGCGCAAGCTTGAGCGAATTGCCAGGCTGGAGGATAAAGTGAAGGACCTGAAAACGCAAAATTCAGACTTGACGACAACGGCAACCAAGCTTCGTGAACAAGTTTGTGCTCTTAAACAGAGTGTGATGGAACACGTAAAGAGTGGATGTCAAGTTATGTTGGCGCAACAACTGGCATTTTAA